TTTTTTTTTTTTGGAATTAGAATAACATTATAAAAAACTATTTTTAAATAAGAGTTTAATTTTTTTGATTTTAAAAGGAGTTCTTAAATTTTAAAAATATTAAACAAGCAAAATTTCGTTAAAGGAAAAATAACTGTCTGAGCGTAGTTTTACGAAGCGAGTTTTATTTTTCCTTTATAAGAAAGTTTTGCGTAAAGCGGGGTTGTAAGGGCATGGCGTTTGATGCCCTTACGTTACAAAAAAATGAATAAAAAACAGAAAAAACGATTATTAATCATAATATTTATAAATAAAATTATAAAAGTCTTTAAGATGAATACTTAAAAATTAGATTTGAATTTTTTTAACAAGAATTAAATTAATTATTATAGGATTTTATTGTTATTTTTTAAATGAAGTTTAGTAGAAGAATAAATTACAAACTTGATTTAAAAGGAATTTTTATAACTACTTCTGCTCCTTCGGTTTTGCTGTCTTTATTTATAAATACGCCATAATTTTTGCCGTAATAGAATTTTATTCTTTTATCGACATTTTGAAATCCTACACCGCCTGTCTTGCTTTTTTTGAACTGTTTGGCTTTTTCAAAGCCTATTCCGTTGTCTTTAACTGAGATATTGACAGTGCTGTTTTTTCTGTAAACATCTATTGTGATGATTCCGTTTCCAGAAAGGTTTTTTATTCCGTGATAGATGGAGTTTTCTACAATTGGCTGGATTATTATTTTTGGAACTTCGATGGAAAGAAGGCTTTCATCTTCTATGTTGAAAAAATAGGAAAGCTTGTCTTCGTATCTCTGCTTTTGTATGAATAGATATTCTTTAGTGTGCATAATTTCATCTTTTAACGGTATTTTTTCGTGACCGTTGCTAAGGGAAAGCCTAAAATAGTTTGCAAGTGATTTTGTAATGCTGATTACTTTTTCATTGTCTTCAAATTCTGCCATCCAAATAATTGTATCAAGCGTATTATACAGAAAATGTGGATTAATCTGGCTGTGCAGAGCCTTTATTTCATATTCTCGCAAATATTTTATTTTTTCAACCATTACATTAAAATGTTCTACAAGATTCTGAACTTCATAGCCTGTTTTTTCGCTTAAATGAAATTCCCGTAGATTATTTTCAAAGTTTTGCATATGATTTTCCAGTTTTATTAAAGGCCTTAGAATCTTTGTTATTACGATAAATGTAATAATGGAAGAAAAAGCTAATGAAACTAGGAAAATGATAATAACTATGTGAGAAAAATTTTTCTTTAAGGTAACTAGGTCATTTGTGTTTGCAAGGCTTCTTAAATTCCAGTTTGTATTTTCAATCTGTGTTTCGTATAAGTATGTATCTTTATTTTTATTCTTTTCTGAAAATTTTGCAAGACACTTTTTATCAGCAAAGCATTTCACATCTTTGTAGTAAATAATATTGTTGTTTTTGTCTACTATAATATTGTCGATTTGTTTTCCAAAAGAAATGGAATTTAAATATCTTTCAAGAATTTCATATTTAATGTCAAAAACAATAACACCAAGATTTTCTCCTCTTGAATTTTTTATGTCCCGGCTGATTGAAAGAAACCAGAGAGCTGAGTTCATAGAGGAGGTGGAATTTTTTCTGCTGGGATTAAAAACGGGCATATCGGAATTGTTTATAGCATCGACATACCATTTTTCCTTCATCATATTTTTTGATATTTTCATATCATTATTTTTATCACTGGATACAATGTTACCATTTTTTCCGATTACAGTAATATTTTTAATTCCTTTATTACTATCAAGAATCGAATAAATCATTTTTTCAATGCTCTTTTTTGAATCTTCATTTCCTGATATTAAAAAATTTCTAACATCGGCATCAACAGACAAGAGATTGATTATATTTTTCAATTTATCTGCATAAAGAGTAATATAACGGGATGTACTTATAACATTTTCGTTAGTATACTCAATTTCCTTGTTCATTATGATGTACTTTGAAGTATAGTAAAAAATACTGCTTAAAAAAAGTACAAACAGAAGATTTCCAATAATATAATAAAAAAACAGCTGAAGCAACATCGAGTTTTTCATAGTTCTTTTTAATTTCATAGTTTTTCCAACACACTTTTCTTAAATTCTTTCGGTGTTATTCCAAAAGTTTTTTTAAATTTTGAATTGAAATAATTAAAGTTTTCCATTCCTACAAGCTCCCCAATTTGATAATTTTTCAGATCTGTTGTCAAAAGCAGCAGCTTTGCCTTTTCCATCCGTATATTATTCAAATAGTCCTGAAAAGGAATACCAAACAAATTTTTAAAAAGTGAACTCAAATATCCGGAAGACAAATTCATTTCGTCAGCCAGAGAATTTAAGTTAAAGGAAATATCACTGTATTTTTCTTCAATTTTTTTTGTTAAAATATCTTTATACTTGCTATGAGAAATATTTTTATCAGATTTCTCAGCTTGGCTAATTTTATTAATAATTTTTCTTGCTTCGTTATATTTTTTATCTTCTTCCAGCTTATAGATAAGTTTTGAAATTATCTCATTTATATCTGTCTTGGAAACAGGTTTTAAAATATAGTCTTCGACTCCGATTTTTAAAGCCTTTTGAGCATATTCAAAATAGTCGTATCCAGAAATAATGGCTATTTTAACATCACTTTTCAGCTCCTTCATCTCCTCAGCAAGAGTCAGCCCATTTTTAAAGGGAATATTTATATCCAGCAAGACAAGGTCGGGCAAGACTTCTGAAAAAGTCTTAAAGGCAGAATTACCATCTTCTGCCTCATAAACATCACTTATCTTATATTTTTCAAAATCAATAAAGGTTTTAATACCTCTTCTTATAATCGGTTCATCATCAATTATTAAAATACTATACACTTATTTAACAGCTCCTTTGATTTGTGCAGCAGTCAGATGTCCCGGCAAAGTTTTAACAATATTCAAGTTCCCATCCAGTATAATGTTTGAAGGATATCCCAAAACTTTTGCCCTTTTTAGCACTTCCCCCTTTTCATCCAGCAATACAGTAGTATTTTTGTAATTAAGCCCTTTGTACCACTGAATAAATTTGGCTGTAGGTTTTTCTCCCTTTTGCCCTGGAGAAGCAATTGTTATAACTGTAAAATTCTTACTTTTATCTGCACTCAAAGAATTAATTTCGCTTAATCCCGAAAGACAGATAGGACACCATGAAGCCCACATTTTAATATATATTTTCTTCCCTTTGTACTTGTTAAGGGAAACAGGTTTATTATTAATGTCCTTTAACTGAACCCCTTGTAATGTGTTTCCAAATGAAACCGCTCCAAAACTTAACATAGTTGCAATTATCGCAATTAATTTTTTCATAAAAATTACTTCCTTTCTGTATTATAGCAAATTTAAAATATTTTTTGTAATTATTTTTTTAAGTTATTTTGATTACTAATTGTTTTATAAAATTTAAAAAATAAAATTACTAAAACTTATTCATTATTAGCAAAATTCCCATAAATATAATTAGAAATCCTCCAAAGATTTTAAAATAGTTTGTGTATTGATTTAAAGCTCGTACTTTTTTTAGCAATTCCTGAGAGAAAAAGGAAAATAGAACAAATGGAGTGGCAAGCCCTAAGACGTATATAAACATCATTAACCCTCCATAGACAGCAGATCCTTTTTCGCCTGCAAGAGTAAGCACTGAGGCAAGGATAGGACCTACACATGGAGTCCATCCTAGACTAAATGTTAGTCCTAGCAAAAAAGCCTGTAATGAAGAATTTTTCCCAATTAAATCCAAATTTACAGATTTATTTTTTTCTAAAAAGTTAAATTTTAAAATACCTGTCTGGTGTAATCCCAGTATTATTACAATTATTCCTGCCAAAACTTTTATAGTGTCATTAAAGAAAATTTCCGTAAGGAAACTAAAACTAAAGCCAATGCTTACAAAAGTAAGCGAAAGTCCTAAAATAAATAAAAAGGTATTAAGTATAGTTTTTTTTCCTTTGCTTAAAATTCCCAAATATACAGGAACAATGGGAAGAATACATGGAGATAGAAAACTTGCTATGCCTCCTAAAAATACGCTTCCTACCAGTAATGGCTGATTAAACATAAATTATCTCCTATCCTGTTCATTTTACTGAACTAATTTTATTAAATATCCGTAATGCTCTTTTTCCATATCTTTTAATGGGATAAATTTAATTGAAGCACTGTTTATGCAATAACGAAGCCCGCCTTTGTCTTTAGGTCCATCATCAAAAACGTGTCCCAAGTGAGCCTTTCCGCTTCGACTAAGCACTTCTGTCCTTACCATATTAAAACTTGTATCATTTGCATAAGTTACAACATCTTTTGAAATAGGTTTTGTAAAACTTGGCCAGCCACAGCCAGAATCATATTTATCCTTTGAGGAAAATAATGGCTCTCCTGTTGTTATGTCCACATAAATTCCAGCTTCATGATTGTCCCAGTACTCGTTTGAAAAAGAATGTTCAGTATTTTTTTTCTGTGTAACGCTGTATTGCAGAGGAGTAAGCCGTTTTTTCAATTCTTCGTCACTTGGTTTTGGGTAATCTTTTGGATCAATGATAACTTCATCTGCTTTAGTAATATCAATGTGACAATATCCGTTAGGATTTTTTCTTAAATAGTCCTGATGGTATTCTTCTGCGAGAATATAATTTTTCAAAGGCTGAACTTCAACTTGAATTTTATCTGTATATTTTTTCTGCTCTTCTTCAATTTCCTGTAAAATAATTTCTTTATCTTTAGGATTAGTATAATAAATCCCTGTTCTGTATTGTCTGCCTCTATCATTTCCCTGCTGATTAATGCTAGTAGGATCTACAACTTGAAAATAATATTTAAGTAGCTTGCTCAAAGAAATTTTGTTTGCGTCATATTTTACGTGAACTGTTTCTGCGTGATCCGTTGATGCGACAATGTTGTAACTCGTTTTTTCAGTTTTACCGTTTGCATAGCCAACCGTGGCATCCTTTACTCCATCAATTCTTTCCATATATGCCTCAAGTCCCCAGAAGCAACCGCCAGCAAGATAAATTTCCTTGATGTTCTCATTCATTCCTGTCTGCATCATATTTTCTTTTTTCATCTTATTTTCACCACTGTTCTTTCGATTTTTGTTTTTATTTGATAATACTACTGAAAATAAAGCTAAAGATAGTATTAAAAATAATAGTAGACTTCTCGATTTCATAAAACCGCCTCCCGATTTATATTTAAATATTTTTTGTATCTACAAGAATAGTATAGCCCAAAAATTGATAAAAAAAAATGAAATATAGTAATATTTTTCTATAATTTTATAATATTTGTTTATTTACTAATCAAATTTGATATAATTTTAAAAAAGTGTTAAGTTAAAATATAAAATCAATATTTTTAAAATAAAAAATAAAGTATTTTGTGATATACTAAAAAACTGTGCTTAATAAACTGATTGAAGAAAAATAATATTAATAAGCAATGTCTTGAAATGTAGATTATCTAGGAGGAAAAACAGTGGGTAACATCGCTTGTGGGAACACAGAGGGCGGGGCTGATGTAAAAAACACGTTAAATGGTGTAAAAGTAAAAATAGTGGCTTTGGGAAAAACAGGAAGTAATGTAATAAATAAAATAATATTAAATAACGTTGTAAAGGCTGACTTTATAGCGATAGATACAGAAAAGCTGAATTTAGACAGTTCAAAGGCTCCGAAAAAAATATTTGTGTCATCAATAACTTCATTTGAAGCTATGGAGGATTTAAGAAAACAAACAGAAAAAGAATTTCAAAATGCAGATATGGTGTTTATAATAGCTGAAATGGGAGAAAAAACAGGAACTCTGCTTTCATCAGCTGTGGCAGAAATTGCAAAATCTATGAATATACTAACTGTTGCAATAGTGTCAAAGCCTTTTGATTTTGAAGACCGGAATAAGATAAAACTTGCTAAAAAGGGAAAGGAAAGATTAAAACATTTCGCGGATACTATAATAGTCATTCCATATCAAAGATTAAATGATTTATACGCAAACCTTCCAATTGTAAATATCTATGAAAAAGGAGAAAAAGCCTTTGTTACAATTGTAAAAGGAATATTGGATTTGATAAAAAAACAGGGAATTGTAAATTTGGACTTTGCAGACATTAAGTCTATATTGCAAAATTCAGGCAAAACAGTATTAGGCTTTGGAAAAGCAGACGGAGAGGACAGAGCAAAAAAGGCGGTAGAACAGGCACTAAATACCCCGCTTCTAGAACGTTCAATAAAAGGAGCAGGAAAAATACTAATGAATATAACCTCGGGAAATGACATACGCCTGGAAGAAATAAGCCAAATTGCCACAGCAGTAGCTACAAGCACTGAAAATCCAGACTTATTTCTCGCATGGGGAACAGTCTTTGAAGAAGCTAAATTTGAAAATTCTGAAGATTTTGAACAAAAAGGGAGCTGTGTAAAAGTATATTTGATTGCAACAGATTTTCGCAATTAATAAAAATAATTTAAAAATTTATAAATAAAAAAAGAAAAAGTATTGACTAATCAATTAGATATGATATAATTACATTGAAAGAAAAAGTTTAAAAACAGGTGTTCCACTACCTTAAAATGAAGGACAGATAAAAACAGGTGTTCCACTACCTTAAAATGAAGGACAGATAAAAACAGGTGTTGCACTGCCTTAAAATGAAGCAACTTTAAATGCAAAGCTACCAATTA
This is a stretch of genomic DNA from Leptotrichia hofstadii. It encodes these proteins:
- a CDS encoding sensor histidine kinase; protein product: MKLKRTMKNSMLLQLFFYYIIGNLLFVLFLSSIFYYTSKYIIMNKEIEYTNENVISTSRYITLYADKLKNIINLLSVDADVRNFLISGNEDSKKSIEKMIYSILDSNKGIKNITVIGKNGNIVSSDKNNDMKISKNMMKEKWYVDAINNSDMPVFNPSRKNSTSSMNSALWFLSISRDIKNSRGENLGVIVFDIKYEILERYLNSISFGKQIDNIIVDKNNNIIYYKDVKCFADKKCLAKFSEKNKNKDTYLYETQIENTNWNLRSLANTNDLVTLKKNFSHIVIIIFLVSLAFSSIITFIVITKILRPLIKLENHMQNFENNLREFHLSEKTGYEVQNLVEHFNVMVEKIKYLREYEIKALHSQINPHFLYNTLDTIIWMAEFEDNEKVISITKSLANYFRLSLSNGHEKIPLKDEIMHTKEYLFIQKQRYEDKLSYFFNIEDESLLSIEVPKIIIQPIVENSIYHGIKNLSGNGIITIDVYRKNSTVNISVKDNGIGFEKAKQFKKSKTGGVGFQNVDKRIKFYYGKNYGVFINKDSKTEGAEVVIKIPFKSSL
- a CDS encoding response regulator transcription factor; its protein translation is MYSILIIDDEPIIRRGIKTFIDFEKYKISDVYEAEDGNSAFKTFSEVLPDLVLLDINIPFKNGLTLAEEMKELKSDVKIAIISGYDYFEYAQKALKIGVEDYILKPVSKTDINEIISKLIYKLEEDKKYNEARKIINKISQAEKSDKNISHSKYKDILTKKIEEKYSDISFNLNSLADEMNLSSGYLSSLFKNLFGIPFQDYLNNIRMEKAKLLLLTTDLKNYQIGELVGMENFNYFNSKFKKTFGITPKEFKKSVLEKL
- a CDS encoding redoxin family protein produces the protein MKKLIAIIATMLSFGAVSFGNTLQGVQLKDINNKPVSLNKYKGKKIYIKMWASWCPICLSGLSEINSLSADKSKNFTVITIASPGQKGEKPTAKFIQWYKGLNYKNTTVLLDEKGEVLKRAKVLGYPSNIILDGNLNIVKTLPGHLTAAQIKGAVK
- a CDS encoding cytochrome c biogenesis protein CcdA, producing the protein MFNQPLLVGSVFLGGIASFLSPCILPIVPVYLGILSKGKKTILNTFLFILGLSLTFVSIGFSFSFLTEIFFNDTIKVLAGIIVIILGLHQTGILKFNFLEKNKSVNLDLIGKNSSLQAFLLGLTFSLGWTPCVGPILASVLTLAGEKGSAVYGGLMMFIYVLGLATPFVLFSFFSQELLKKVRALNQYTNYFKIFGGFLIIFMGILLIMNKF
- the msrB gene encoding peptide-methionine (R)-S-oxide reductase MsrB; its protein translation is MKSRSLLLFLILSLALFSVVLSNKNKNRKNSGENKMKKENMMQTGMNENIKEIYLAGGCFWGLEAYMERIDGVKDATVGYANGKTEKTSYNIVASTDHAETVHVKYDANKISLSKLLKYYFQVVDPTSINQQGNDRGRQYRTGIYYTNPKDKEIILQEIEEEQKKYTDKIQVEVQPLKNYILAEEYHQDYLRKNPNGYCHIDITKADEVIIDPKDYPKPSDEELKKRLTPLQYSVTQKKNTEHSFSNEYWDNHEAGIYVDITTGEPLFSSKDKYDSGCGWPSFTKPISKDVVTYANDTSFNMVRTEVLSRSGKAHLGHVFDDGPKDKGGLRYCINSASIKFIPLKDMEKEHYGYLIKLVQ
- a CDS encoding cell division protein FtsZ; this translates as MGNIACGNTEGGADVKNTLNGVKVKIVALGKTGSNVINKIILNNVVKADFIAIDTEKLNLDSSKAPKKIFVSSITSFEAMEDLRKQTEKEFQNADMVFIIAEMGEKTGTLLSSAVAEIAKSMNILTVAIVSKPFDFEDRNKIKLAKKGKERLKHFADTIIVIPYQRLNDLYANLPIVNIYEKGEKAFVTIVKGILDLIKKQGIVNLDFADIKSILQNSGKTVLGFGKADGEDRAKKAVEQALNTPLLERSIKGAGKILMNITSGNDIRLEEISQIATAVATSTENPDLFLAWGTVFEEAKFENSEDFEQKGSCVKVYLIATDFRN